The genomic interval atccaagatatcattgagaccaatcttctgaccaaatttcatgaagattggacaataaatgtggcctctagagtgattacaaggcaaatgttgacgccggacGCCGCACAAGGGACAACGCACAACGGAAAAAAGGCAATCGCAAAAGCTccccatgagcacgttgtgctcaggtgagctaaaaatcgaCCCGACGAAATTTGCAGAACTGGGGGCTCTTCATTTCCTGATTACATTGCTGTGTACTCAGACGTGAATACTGACATGACACAATGGAAGATAAGTTTTCTATTAAGAATTGTTTTCATCGCTAGAGTGGAAAGATAATTTAACTGGTGTACCAGATTTTGACATTGAAAAACTTAAACATTACTTGATAGAAAGCTGGGAAGTCTTTTGACAAAGGAAGTGTCAGAGCTTACAAGTCgttgaaaacatttaaatatttggaGGAAGGATTTGTCCAGAGACTGCAACATGCGGAGACATTCGTAGCAAACACAAAGGTGAAACAGTTCATGGCAAAGTACTTAATCTTACCAAGATAAGGCCTACCAGATGTTCATAGCCCTTGAGGAGACTGGCGTCCCCATTGGAGGTTCATGAGCTTGCGTTGCAGGGTAAATAAAATCTTAGCTATGcatcattttaaacaaacactttACGTATCCTTTGTAAATCTTCTCACTTTATTACTGTATCACATTGTACTGCACATTTCTtgccaaaataattattgatttgtgaaaGGGGCTGTTCTCTCAAATCAGATGTGACAATTctgttacttctactactaaaacCATGGTCATGAACTgtacagttttattttaattgatatgtttatgtattgaacacataattatatttacagaatTCTTACTGTAGAATTTCTAAAtgatcaatataaatatttatttgttaactgCAGGGGAGGCGAAGCATGCATTCATATTGCAGTGATCATGTTTGCTGTTGAGGATTTCATCGCCaagggcttgcactaagaaataaaatGTGGAACCGGATACCATCCATAACATAAGAAtagttaagtatttttttcactAATCTTGTAGgcctaaaaaaataatttatttttgaacagGCCATTTTCATGATATACATCTGCAATTGTTACTCTCCTTTACTTCCTTCATTAAGAAGTATTTACAAGGTATATAATGTACTTGTAGAATCTGCATACATTTTCTGTGTcatgatattgttttatgttagattattcatttatatttgctTGCAATCCATAGTTGTAGTTTAGCAATTTTGAACATATGATTAACAAAAAGAGTTCTATATAAATTTGGAATAAAATAACAAtagtaaaacatattaaaatggtttcaccttttaaattttcacaaaaatatttcagaggtttattttttaactttaatcctaATTTTCTCTTCACTTTTTGTCcttaaatatttatcataaatcatttaaatcatttttttactttcagGCAAGCTCATGGAAAACAACTAAAAAACCAAGTGACTTTTGCTTGCATCGATTTTGATCCAGAACAGGCCGGAGACCGACAGGTTGATCAGGTCAGGAAGAATCAGCTGGTACAAGCATTGAAAAGAAGATATTCAAGGTgtaattttcttaaatatcaaacTGTTTCTGGCACTGCTTCATGTAAGACTGTGCCAACAGGCAGAGAACATTCCATTGATGAATACACTATAAACATTTTTCCTCTATCTGTAATGGACATTAGTGTCACGAGTGAGGCAGTCAAACAGGAGTTCTCCTCAAAGtgactgtcaaccacgacaacgaagaaaagaaaagttgtaatataccgtatttatttacaattattagtttatattaattaaattatcacAACTGGTTTatttcattacttgaaaaaagttaagttttcatattttcagtatattcagtaataaattttactgggtatgtctaccaggcaactaccagttaactataaataacgccagtagattgatcatcatcgtcacgtggtaaacccaggaatgcaaattgtgcatgcgtattgaattgtatatattttatatataatagtatcaatctacttgtgttacttatagtgtgtatattgttatgtcacctattttcgcgatgtactttcgatttcacatcgcgaaattttattaccgaatatactgaaaatatgaacttttttcaagtaatgtaatataccaatcgtgatattttaatcaatcgaggggtgaacggaagactgttgtaactcataataaataaagaaggagatacaaCAGTTTTCAGTTCAGCCCTcgcaatataaactaataattgtaaaaactacgttttttttacaacttttctttttttttgtcattcgtggttgacggtcacTTTAAAGCCGGAACACATACGGCAGCTGGAACGCCTGACCATTGGCCAGTCTGACAGTGCAAGATGGTAGAAGGCGAAGCAATACCGACTTGCGGCCTCAAATTTCCATAAAGTGTTCACGATGAAAGCGACTACAAACTCCAAAGAGACCCTGGAAACCCTGCTGTGCAAGACTGTAAGGCAGACACCAGCGATGGGCTTCGGAATTGCTAAAGAAGAGGAGGCAGCCCAACGCTACACCAGTGCACCGGGGATCAAGCTCATGTAGCGAGGCCTTGTTGTTGATGCTAAATACCAGTATTAAGGGGCCTCTGTTGACAGGGTGTCCAAGGATTGTAgtagaattgttgaaataacaagcaaattcgttgaattgatatcccccgccaatatgcttctggacacaaaagtgttatatttgacactcaaaaaagcatttttgcaagatacaaagggccataactccattattaacagatggtgtacaatgccatttggcatgaatcatcctctgatccatatatatactcattccaagtttcaatgaaatccgccaaagcacttccaagatatggctccggacggacggaaagacggacggacagacaacgccaaaacaatatcccaccgcctatggcgggggataaaaaaccCTCAGTCAGCCTGGAAAATGAGTAGAGACAGTGCTGTGagcaagagctgtctccatcggaagacatatgcccctgaaactctttttctaaacctaaacgcagattttgtcACCTAAATATAGACTCTAAGTTCAAGAttaggtcaaaggggtcaaaattatggaaaggccttgaccatgtacacatgcataccaaatatgaaggttacatctgaagccacatagaagttatgagcatttatcgaaacctaaatgcaaaagtctgacggacagacggaccgacagacagacagaaagacggacagtgcgatGACTTTATGCCCACCTTCATGCCAAAGTGTTTGAAATTcaatgaaaacaagggctgtttgtaaaacatgcatgccccccatatgggctgtccgttgtagtggcagtcattgtgtgaatacgatttttgtcactgtgaccttgaccttgtgacctgaaaatcaattggggtcatctgcgagtcactatcaatgtacctatgaagtgtcatgatcctaggcaaaagcgttcttgagttatcatccgaaaatcattttactatttcgggtcaccgtgaccttgacctttgaccttgtgacctcaaaatcaataagggtcatctgcaagtcatgatcaatctacctatgaagtttcatgatcctaggcgtatgccttcttgagttatcatccgaaaaccattttactagttcgggtcaccgtgaccttgacctttgacctagtgacctcaaaatcaatagggatcatctgcaagtcatgatcaatctacccatgaagtttcatgatcctaggcgtatgcgttcttgagttatcatccggaaaccattttactatttcgggtcaccgtgaccttgacctttgacctagtgacctcaaattcaataggggtcatctgcaagtcatgatcaatctacccatgaagtttcatgatcctaggcgtatgcgttcttgagttatcattcaaaaaccattttactatttctggtcaccgtgaccttgacctttgacatagtgacctcaaaatcaataggggtcatctgcgagtcatgatcaatgtatctacgaagtttcatgatcctaggcccaagcgttcttgagttatcatccggaaaccacctggtggacggacggacggacggaccgaccgacatgagcaaagcaatataccccctcttcttcgaaggggggcataataaagtagCCGCCTCaaattggaattttgcaaataaatacacgaactgaagacttattgaagacgcTACCATTGCCGGATAtcgatcggtaataaaatgcaaaatacaaattaattatatgaatattcaggacacattatgcaacatccaatGAAAATATTGCTACAGATTTTCAAAACTACTCCGTATTTATTATTTAGTATAATCATGGCACACATTTTTGATAGTGACTCTGACGATTCAGAGTTTTCTGGCTTTGGGTCTTCTGACATTGATTTGCCACTTGATGAGAGTGATGACGTTTCGTTTAGCGATGATGACGCACCAGTCGTCATATCTGATGATGCCACTTGGACACAGGACTAGTCACCGATTGTGGTATGTATCtgaacataataataatgataataataataacaatgattgTAATAATATGATCAAAATAATTTTTAGTGCCGGATCAAAAAAACATTCCATACATTCATATATCAATCCTTTCAGCAATTGATGAGTCACTCGGCCCATCAATcaatttatcaaataataaatcaGTCCATCAATCAACCAGTCCATCAATCAATCAACCAATCAATCAAAGTATGTCCAGTAAATAGGTGAGCTTTACAAAGTATTTAGTTATCTATTTTGCTTACAGATGCGCGAGTTCACAGAACAGTCGGGGCCTCAGCTGGAGGGCAAGGTGGACCAGGCGACAGGCTCACCACTTGACTACTTCTTCATCCTCTTTCCAGTCGCTCTGCTCCAGCTGCTGGTTGGTTATACCAACGCCTACGCAGCCTTCTGCATGGCAAGGGATGGTACGGACACCTCATGGGCTGAAGTCACAGAGACAGAGATGCGGGCCTTCCTCGGCATCAACATTCTGATGGGGATTGTGCAGATGCCGACAACAGACATGTACTGGTCCAGCTACATGTTTTTTGGGCTGCGAGGAGTGCAGTTGACCATGATACGGAACCGATACTGCAAGATCCTCCGGTACTTCCATGCATCTGACAGGGGCCTTGAGCCACCCAGAGGATCTAACAACTATGACCTGCTTTTAAAGATCCGCCAGGTGATAGACACTCTACTTCAGACATTCAGGAACTCCTATGTATTGTCTCGTGATGTGGCAGTGGATGAAGCGATGATCGGATACACAGGACGCTTATCCTTTTGACAATACATGCCTGCGAAACCGATCAAGTGTGGCATCAAGTGCTGGATGCATTGCGATTCCAGATCAGGATACCTTGCCAATTTTGAAGTTTACCTGGGACGTGACCGTAACAATGTGGAGCATGGACTGGCCTACAATGTTGTCATGAGACTCGCACGATTTATTAGGAATACATTCAGATGGGTCTTCTTTAACAATTTCTTCACTGGACTTCCTCTGGTGAAATCCCTTCTCCAAAATGGACTGTATTCATGTGGCACAGTGAGGTGCAATCGGAAGGGATTTCCCCAACAGCTGAAGAAGCCAGCAGCTCTTCGGCAAAGAGGTGACTCGCAAGTCCTGCAGCTTGGGGACAGCAACATCACGGTCTCTGTCTGGATGGACCGCAAGCCCGTTCACCATTTGTCCAGCCTAAGTGACCCCACCGAGATTTGTGATGCAACCCGTCGATCTGGCCAGAACATCCTCCATCTACAACAGCCCCACTCAGTTGCAGCCTACAACAGGTCTATGGGAGGTGTTGATCTGCATGACCAGCTGCGTGCCAAGTACCCATCAGGCCGGAATTCGAAGAAATGGTGGCGGTACCTCTTCTGGTTTCTACTGGATTCGGCTATTGTGAATAGCTACGTCCTCTACAAGGAGTGGTCCACCAGGGAAACCATGAAAAGGAGGTACACGCATCTCGACTTACGGAGGGAGCTGTTGAAGGAGCTTATTGGTAGCTACCGGAAGCGCAAGCACAGCGATAGGGATGATGCTGTGGACAGGCCAGCGTTGATGCCCGTAGAGAACATCGTAGGTCCCAGGAATGTGCGGCTCAATGCGAAGCGTACAACATGCAAGTACCACAAAACCAGGGTTGGACACCGCAGTGACACTGTATAACTATGGATGCGAAGTTTGCAATGTACACCTGTGTAAGGAGTGCCACGTGGCCTATCATAAGGCagtgtaaatatatgtttatatgtgtagcagtgtaaatatgtaatatatgtaaatatatgtgtgAGTTATGTAAATAGTTGTTTTGTAAGTTTTCATTATTGAGATCTTGCATTTTTCGTTTTGTTGAGAGATTTCATACTTATGAGATGCACATTTTTAGCATAGTTTTTTGTCttttgaatgtaataatttattatgtggtttatttattattagcaataaatattgatattcactttttcacattgttttcactttttgCGTTTTAGTCTAactttattattgtaaaaaaagggATGGCATGTGATGCAGAAacaattgaaataacaaaatatttagcCGAATAACCGCAAATATATACTGGTAtctataaatgttaataaatcatttggtgaatacaaatgtaatagaaataccaagtattgtaagaattttataagaaataaaacaattgattatgaaaatgaatgaagtTGTTTCAGAAATTCTctgtttttctatagttatttataagaatttacatgaattttgaggcttgcaaaatgaatttataaaataaaaaaatctcctTCAAGAGggaagaattgtagtttggaaagtaagaaaaaacatttaatattccaaaaaataattatttgtatttgattcaacacaccaacttcgcaaagtttctatatgagctgaaaagaaatatgcatttaaacccagtaaaacacacaacggtcaacttaacatgactataactgatgaataaaataatgtagaaacatacagtttacaccacaggaaaggaaattttgttagctaaaactttcatattgagtgtttttcaataatatttcaacttttattAGAAAATCAGGTTTAAAGGCAACAGAGTCGCGTTTCCAAACaggtagatttgcattgaaacccagtaaaacacacaatggtcaactttgcatgactaaaactgaccaataaattaaggtagaaacatacagttacaccacaggaaaggaaattttattagctaaaactttcatattgagtatttttcaataatatttcaatttttgtgAGAATATCAGGTTCAAAAGCAATCAGGatcataaaacagcgtttttccaataatgccgtaaagatggggtactgatattgatcaaatggctatcagccactggtAAGCAGGCTGCTAGGTATGGTGTAGTGCGTTCAGTAAGCGGAATGTTTTACGAACGTTCGGAACAGTTCGCGCGTTTCCGTAACTGAACAGACCGTTCGGCGAGAATGTTCCGCAACGCAACGTTACGCATTTGGGCGGTTGTTTTCAAAGCGAACAAAGATGGCGGACAGGTTGTAgaaatttgttgtttattttttatattttcaattttatgcaaaattCTGAATGCAACATCGGTGAAGTTGtacattatttatgtattttacgtTTGTgcgtatatttaaaataataatgggtTGATTGGATTAAAAgcaacttatttattttatgttgtttgtatCTTTACAGGCGTTCggccttatatatatatagtctttATGAAACAGATAGAAATCATACCCAAATGATacgttattattttgtttaaatacacatttttattttcagtgtATAATATGtgatattaaaacatgtttagaaCACTATTCAATTCACTCTGACTGcgaaaaaattatattttatacttttgttAACTGATAGTAAATTCTAATAGAATGCTGTGTTTTTATGTTTAGTTCATTGATGAAGCTCACTCTGCAGTTGCCGGATGGAAAAAGGGTTTCCTTCCATGTTGATGGGGAGACGTACAGGCTTGTTGTAGATGAAAAGGGTTTGTACCAAGGAATAAAACTTAGCCAGCAATGATCTGACTTTCTTAATCCTATTCAGCCCAGTTACTAACTAGGTCAGGTCTTACTCTGCCTTGTTATATTGATTTGTTAAAGAAAGTCTAAACAATGTGTGCACTCATTaagaaatgtattaaataaaacaataattactgTACATAAATTACATATTCCACACAAATCAACTTTCTAAATCATGTATTTTGTTTATCTTTTAGATGAAGACACTATTCGCTATCTTGTCAGTCAGACAGTTGATGGAGAGCAAGATTCTGGTATTGTACTAGCTGATTCTGGTATTGTACTAGCTGATTATGGTATTGTACTAGCTGATTATGGTATTGTACTAGCTGATTATGGTATTGTACTAGCTGATTATGGTATTGTACTAGCTGATTAGGTCACATGATCACATACACTATTTACTAAGCTTTGCATACTAGAATCATTTAAGTGAGCAGATTTTGTTACATAGTGAATTTATATAATCTGGTTACAACTGAATAGgacattgtttaatttttaagagCTAGTTACAAAAATAAAGTTTCTTGACAATTGTAGTTGAACTTGTTAACTAAGTTCGGTTCAAGTCAAAAGCTCATACATTTGAAAGTAAACTCAGTTCAGGGCTTTATTGCTTCTTTAGCAATGGCcttataaaggccccttccccttaGAGAATTTCTTGAATTTCAGTTTATTTAATTCTGAGTATTACAATTAACATATCGTTTCTCTCAGTCCATTTGTTCTGTTTCATATTTTTGGCTTTGGCTGTTTTATCTGAAAAACACTTTCTTGACctacaaaataagaaataatttatgAATTA from Dreissena polymorpha isolate Duluth1 chromosome 1, UMN_Dpol_1.0, whole genome shotgun sequence carries:
- the LOC127837102 gene encoding piggyBac transposable element-derived protein 4-like, with protein sequence MPAKPIKCGIKCWMHCDSRSGYLANFEVYLGRDRNNVEHGLAYNVVMRLARFIRNTFRWVFFNNFFTGLPLVKSLLQNGLYSCGTVRCNRKGFPQQLKKPAALRQRGDSQVLQLGDSNITVSVWMDRKPVHHLSSLSDPTEICDATRRSGQNILHLQQPHSVAAYNRSMGGVDLHDQLRAKYPSGRNSKKWWRYLFWFLLDSAIVNSYVLYKEWSTRETMKRRYTHLDLRRELLKELIGSYRKRKHSDRDDAVDRPALMPVENIVGPRNVRLNAKRTTCKYHKTRVGHRSDTV